The Pseudanabaena sp. ABRG5-3 genome includes the window TACCAATTCTCAGATTAGCAGACAAAGGGTATAGTTATCGCGATCTTTAACCAGCGTCACACTCCAGAGGATATAAATTTACGCTCCTGTATTAAATCGTTTCAAGTTTATTGTGACAACTCTACAATTTTTGGATATCAATTGATTTCTTTATCTAACCTTTCTAGACGATAAGTTACATCTTTTGATTCTTTAAGTAGATCATTCCAATCATCTGGAGGATGACCACTATCGAGCATTTTCTTAAAAACTCGATAGGCATCCGTATTGCTTTCATAGGCTCGCTTAGAACCCTCGTCATTTACCCAAGCAAAGATGATAATTTTGCTCTCTAGGTGATATCGAAAAAATAATCGATACTGCTGAAAAAACTTCGCTCGGAACCAATGTTTATACTCATTACCAAGCGTTGTGCCTTGGCGATACTCACTACGGGTCGGATCTTGAGGAATCACCTCAAATGCTAACTTGGCGATCGCCGCTAGACGCTTTGTGGCATTTTTCTGTTTGTAATCATTAGGATATTTCTGCCGTAATCCTTCAACTTGTTGCAGAAGTGCTTCTAACTGATCTAGAAAAAGAGAATGGGTAAATATGTTCCATCCATTGATTACTAACGGTTGATTGATAGACAAATTTATTCGTCCTCATCAAGCAACGGCGCGTCTAGATCTAAATCAACATAAGACACTAAAGCCTGAACATGATTTACTAAATCAGGGCTTAGAGCTTTTACATGTTGGGGATTTGTCTCAATATCTTGAGCCAGAAAATTTAGAAATTGTCCAATGATGGGATCGCTCTCGGTTTGGTCAGCACGAGAAATCACAACCCGACCATCCGACTCAATCGTGTAGCAAATTTTATCCCGTTTATTTAATCCCAAGGCTTTACGAATCGGATCAGGAATTGTGGTCTGATAGCGATCAGTAAGCGTAGATTCTGAGCATGGGGCTAGGGTGACAGTCATAGCAATTTTTAAATCTGTCGATTTAATGGCATCTCAAAGGTAATGCAATTGCATTGTGTTGTCAAGACGATAGCTACTTGAAGAGCAGAGCAATATACGCTAGAGAGATTTTTGAAAATGCTGCAAAGTAGGACTTTCAAAAATCTCTCTAGGCTTTATGGCAGTGCAAAGCGCTGTATAGTTGAGAATAGATTTTGATTAAGAAATGTGATGGCGCAAACACTCGATGCGGATGTAATTGTAATTGGCTCAGGAATTGGTGGCTTAGTCACCGCAACACAGTTGGCGGCGAAGGGGGCAAGCGTAATTGTCCTAGAGCGCTACTTGATTGCGGGGGGGAGTGGCGGCTATTTTGAGCGCAATGGCTACCGCTTTGATGTGGGCGCATCGATGATTTTTGGTTTTGGCGATCGCGGCACGACGAATCTCCTCACCCGTGCGTTGGCGGCGGTAAATATGAAAATGGAGACGATTCCCGATCCTGTGCAGATCCATTACCATTTGCCGAATAATCTGGAAATCGAGGTGCATCGTGATTATGAGAAATTTATTAAGGAATTAGGCGATCGCTTTCCCCATGAGCGTGAGGGGATTCGTAAGTTTTACGATGAATGTTGGAAGATTTTTAATTGCTTAAATGCGATCGAGTTGCTGTCACTCGAAGAATGGCGCTACTTGATGCGAGTGTTTTTCCAGAATCCTTTGGCTTGTCTGGGTTTAGCGGCTTACTTGCCCCAAAATGCAGGCGATATCGCCAAGAAATATATTCGTGATCCTGAACTGTTGCAATTCATCGATATGGAATGCTATTGCTGGTCAGTGGTTCCCGCCGATCGCACGCCTGCAATTAATGCAGGGATGGTGTTTAGCGATCGCCATTATGGGGGTATTAACTATCCCGTTGGTGGTGTGGGCAAAATTGCTGAAAAATTGGCGGAAGGCTTGGACAAAGCAGGTGGTGAGATTCGCTATGGTGCGCGAGTGACCCAAATTATCCCCAAAGCAAAATCTGGTAAAAATGCGATCGGTGTAAAGTTGGCGAATGGCGAAATTCTCTATGCCAAGAAAGTAGTTTCTAATGCCACTCGCTGGGATACCTTTGGGAACTTGCTCAAGGATGAGCCTTTGCCGAGTGGTGAAAAGGGATGGCAATCGCGCTATCAAAAATCCCCCAGTTTCTTGAGCTTACATCTCGGTGTTGAAGCTTGTGCTATTCCCGATGATGCGGCTTGTCACCATATTTTGCTGGAAGATTGGAACGATATGCAAAAGGAACAAGGCACAATTTTTGTCTCAATTCCCACATTACTTGATCGCTCCCTTGCGCCAGAAGGTCATCACATTGTGCATACCTTTACCCCTAGCTGGATTAGTGAATGGGAATGTTTATCGCCTTCGGAATATGAAGAAAAGAAAAATGAGGCAGCGAGAAAATTATGCGATCGCTTGCTAGCGATTTTCCCCAAACTAGAAGACTGTCTCGACTACCAAGAAGTAGGCACACCCCGCAGTCATCGCCGTTTCCTCGGTCGTGCTGATGGAACCTATGGTCCTATTCCTACGGGTAAGCCTTTAGGGCTTTTGGGAATGCCTTTTAATCGGACATCTATTCCTGATTTATATTGTGTGGGTGATAGCACTTTCCCTGGGCAAGGTTTAAATGCAGTAGCCTTTTCAGGCTTTGCCTGTGGTCATTTGGTTGCATCGTCATTAGGGCTTGTATAGTGATTTTCTTTATGCAATTAAGCCACATACATTGGTATAGTACGATTCCCCATTTGCATCGTAAAGCACCGTAAAGATCAATGTTGTGAGGAGATCGCATCGCAATATTCCTAGTCCCCATCAGTCTATTTCTAGATTGCTAGTTTTCTCAGACTTGCTATTGGCGTTCCTGTTCGTTCAAGAAATTAAGATATTGCTAAAAAGTAAATCCTCTCATCAATCAAGATGTTTGACCATCAAATGCCGTGGTTCTCGGCGAAAGCCTAGTTTGGTATAGAGAGCTTCAGCAGGACTATTCCAGTGATCGACAACTAGAGAGAGCGATCGCATATGCTGACTTTTTAAATAATCCTCAATCAAAATAAATACCCTTTTGCCAATACCCTTACCACGATAGTCTTCCTGAATATATAACTCATCAACAAGTCCACAGCGACCATGATATTCCATACTAAAAAAGAAGGTTAGCGCCACATACCCAATCGGGCGATCGCGATCGCAAATTAACCAAATCAATCCAAACTTCTCATCGCTGAGCAAAGCCATAAAAGCCTTAACTACATTGTCATCAAAAGTAATTCGATCAAATTGATAGAACTCCTTTACTAGTGCCATCAAAGGATCAACATCAATAAATTGTGCTAACCGAAAATTAATATCGCTACTCATTTACACATTTACCTTGTAACTCAGGTTTAGTTCATCACCTGCGACACCTCGCAATCCCCAATTATGATTCGGGGTCTCGATCAGAATAATTTCAATATCTATAGGCGCAATATTTAGCTTTTCCTTTAATCGTTCAAACAATAGGCGGTATAGGGATTTTTTCGCTTCTACAGAACGTCCTGAAAATAGCAAAATTTCGATAATGATATATTTTTCACCGCGATCGCTAGGATATTCAAAGTCTTCTGCTTGTAAGGGAAAGAATCTTTGAAACTTCTTTTCAGGTGGATAATTTAGCGCATCTACAACACAGGAATGAATCGTGGTTGATAGAACTTCACGATGCTGCTGAAGGAAATCAACATTGCCATAGATTTTAGTTTGCGGCATAACTTTTCTTGTGGTTTGTTTGGTCGAAAATTGCTGTAGGTCAAATAAAAGCTCTAACTCTATAAATAGGCGGCGGGATCGATGGGTTCACCATTTGCCCGTAACTCAAAATGTAAATGGGGCCCCGTAGAAAAGCCTGTTGAGCCAACGGCCGCGATCGGCTGTCCTTTTTCAACCGCATCACCATCTTTGACATATAACTCGCTACAGTGTCCATAGAGCGTTGTCATCCCATTACCATGATCGATGATCACCGCATTGCCATAGCCACCATACCAATCTGCATAAATCACTCGGCCTTGAGCGCTGGCATAAATCAAGCTGCCATAGTCTGCCCCAAAGTCAATACCTGAGTGAAAGCGTTGAGTCCCCAAAATCGGATGTGTCCGCCAACCAAAATTACTCGTAACTTCGCCAATCGTGGGATACATCAGTTGTCCTGTACCTGGAGGCAGGACTAGACCAGAGTAGGGCTGGACTTTTGCCATGATAATTTGAGATAGGCGGCGAGAGTCCTCAGCGAGACGATCCTCAGCTTGCTCAAGAGCTTTGCGATCGCTCTTGAGGCGATCAATCGTATTTTGTTGAGCAACCGCTTCTGCCTCAATGTTTGATTTTTGATATTTCAGCTTTTGAGTTAATAGCTCAATCTCATTCTTTTGGGCAACGATCTGGGTACGCTGCTTTTCTACACGCGCCGATCTTTGGGTCAAATCCTCAAGTAATTTACGATCGCTATTATAAATACGCTCAATCTGGCGACGGCGATCGGCAAATTGATTAAGATCGCGGCTGCTGAGCAAAGTTACCCACCAGCGTTGCAATTGTTGTCTTTGTAAATAACGTAACCTTGCTGAGGTGGCATCACGTTTTTTATTCAGGTCATACTCTAGTTCTTGGAGTTTGGTGCTGAGGGTTTGTAGTTGATTTCTCGCCTGACGGATTTTTTTCTCATTGTCTTGGATCTGCGCCTCGGTCACACGTACATTTTTTCTGAGGGCAGCAAGGCGAGATTCCGCAGGTTTGGTCAGCGCATTAATCTGCTCCTGTTGCTTCTGAATGATTTGGCGCTGTTGATCGACAAAATTTTGGTAATTTTTAAGCTCATTAACCGACTGCGCTTGTACAGGCTCAAATTGACTCAAGGTCAAGCAACAAGCGATCACCACAATTACCATCATCAGACCAAGGATCCGCCACACAACTCCATGACCAAATCTCTGTCCAATGTTTGTTTTTGTTGGGCAATCGTTCGGACGATGTTTATCAGTTGTATCTTGCCAATGACGGCGATCGCGCATTCAGTCCACCAAGTATCCACAAACTAGGGCAAGATTTTAGCTGTATTTTGCCATTAAAGAAAGCCTATATTTAGCGTGAGTATTAAGAAAGCGTTTCAAAAACCTTAAAACCCCAAGTTTTAACTTTTAATAATATTTCTGTATCTTTTACTACTAAAGTTTGCCTATATACTGTCTTCATGACATAATTTTATGAGCTAATAAACTAGCCCATAAAAAAATCGTTTAATAAACTTTTTTAAATACTTAATTTAGTAAAACATCAGTAAAAATGCTGGCAAGATTGCAGAGATAACGCTATGACAACCACCACACATCCACATAAGTTTCAAGCCACTAAGAATAGAAAGCAGTCTCATTACCCACAATGTTTACAGCCCTTGCCTTCCACTTGGGTAACATTGCTAGAACCGCCCACATCTAGTTGCTACGATGAGGCTTTGTTGATGTGCCAATATCCTGATGGTCACTGGGCAGCATGGATACCTGATTTGGGGGAAATTAAGTTACATTCAGGTCAGTTTTGTCGGATGTCATAGTTTATAAAAAAGGAGGTGCTAAGCACCTCCTTTTTTATATGGCTTTCATATGGCGGGAAAATGACGAGATCTAAGCATGTCCACCTCTGGATTCCTGAGCTTTTCTGCTCTAAGGGGGGAATTCAAGTATTTTCAGGTTTCTTCTTACAAGCTTTACAAACTCTATATCCTGATGCAAATTTAAGTGTTTTCCTAAAAAATGACTCTACAGCAATAGTTGAGCAAGCATTTAAACAAAATCACACTCATCATTGGTCACAACTCCCCGTCTATTGTTCAGGTAAAGTGCCAACACCTTTAAGAACCTTGTTTTTTTCTTGGCAGTTACTTAGTTTAGCGATCGCCCAAAAGCCAGACTTAATCATCACGACACACCTAAATTTTGCGCCGATCGCCTTCATCCTCAAAAAACTCCTTGGCACAAAATATATGACGATCGCCCACGGAGTCGAAGCATGGAATATCCAAAATCCTTTACTAAAAAAATCACTACAGGCGGCGGACTTGATTCTTGCAGTTAGCCAGTTCACTCGCGATCGCCTCTGTCAAGAACAGGGACTATCCCCTAACAAGGTAGGCATTTTGCATAATACCTTTGATGATAAGGCTTGGAAAATTAGTCCAAAACCGCCAAATTTACTGCAAAAGTATGGTTTGCGTAACGATCAAAAAATTATTCTCACAGTATCTCGCTTAGTTGCGTCAGAACAATACAAAGGTTACGATCGCATCCTTGAAGCCCTACCCATTATTCGACAAACAATCCCCGATGTTCATTACATTATTGTGGGCAAGGGTAGTGATCGCGATCGGATCGAGCAGGTCATTCACCAAAATGACTTAGAAAAGCATGTTACCTTAGCAGGATTTATTCCAGATGCCGATTTAGGTGACTACTATAATCTCTGTGATTTATTTGCTATGCCTAGCAAAAGAGAAGGATTTGGGATAGTCTACTTGGAATCTCTCGCCTGTGGTAAACCGACCTTAGGCGGTAATCTAGATGGGGCAGTCGATGCTCTATGTGATGGAGAAATCGGAGCGCTGATTAATCCCGATAATTTGTCAGAGATATCCAAAACAATCATTAAAATTCTGTCAGGAGAATATACAAATCAAGCAATCTACCAGCCTCAAATATTACGCCAAAAAGTAATTGCCAGTTTCGGATTTGAACATTTTCAGCAAACCCTCTCTAGTTATTTGTCAAAATTCTTAACCTAGCCACCGCAATATGAAAGTTCTCCATATTATTCCTTCAGTGGCAAAAGTGCGCGGGGGACCCAGTCAAGCGGTCATCGAAATGGTCACAGCTTTGCGATCGCAAGGTGTTGATGCTGAGATTGTCACAACCAATGACAATGGCAAAGAATTACTGGATGTCCCCTTAAATAAACAGACCACTCAGCTAGAGGAATATGGCAATGTACCAATTCGCTTTTTCCCAAGATTTTCACCCAATATTAACGCTGTGCGTGAGTTTGCCTATTCAGGAGCACTAACAACTTGGCTATGGCAGCATATCACCGAGTACAACATCATTCATGTCCATGCCATTTTTTCCTATACTTCTACAGTTGCTATGGCGATCGCTCGTATTAAAAATATTCCCTACATCAATCGCCCCCTCGGACAGCTTTGTGAATGGTCATTGCAACAAAGTCAACTGCGTAAACAAATCTATCTCAATGTCATTGAGCGCTCTAATTTATTACATAGTCAATCACTCCATTTTACGGCCGAGCAAGAAAAAGAGGAATTCCATCAACTGGGCTTAAATATTCCCAACTTTGTGCTACCCCACGGTGTGCATATTCCCACCATAATTCCTAATGCTCAGGAACAGTTACATAAAATCCTACAAATTCCTGATCACATCCCGATTATCCTCTTCATGTCCCGTATTCATCCGAAAAAAGGATTAGAATATCTCATTCCTGCCCTTGGCAAATTAAAGACAGCCGATTTTGCTTTGGCGATCGCGGGAAGTGGTGAGCCAGATTATGTAAATCACATCCAAGACTTATTAGCAGAACATCAAATCAGCGATCGCACTTACTGGGTAGGTTTTGTCCAAGGGGAAACCAAAAATTTATATCTGCAAGGAGTGGATCTATTTGCCCTCACTTCCCATTCCGAAAACTTTGGGATCGCGGCAATTGAAGCCCTCGCATCGGGAACACCTGTCTTAGTTACCGATGGTGTCGCGATCGCGCCTATGGTCAAAAAACAAGATCTTGGCTATGTCACAAAGTTAGAGATTGAGGCAATTACTTCTACAATTCAAAGATTTCTAGCATCTGCTCAAGTTGCAAAACAAAAAGGCGATCGCGCCCAGCAATATATTGCTGAACATTATAGTTGGGCTAAAATAGCTGATAGTTTGATGAACATATATACCAAGTATGCCAAGCTATGAATGCAACCAAAGCTTTATATGAAATCGACTTTAATCTCTGGCTTCAAGAAACCGTCAATCTATTACGCAAAGGAGAGGTTGAGAAATTGGATCTCGAAAGTCTGGCTGAAGAAATCGAAGATATGGGAAATAGTCGTAAAGATGCCTTAGAAAGTAATTTGATTAGAGTTTTGCAGCATTTACTGAAATGGAAATATCAACCGCAAAAGAAGCGAACCAATAGTTGGAAAGCATCAATTACTGAACATTCTCTACGTTTAAATAAAGCTTTTAAAAAGAGTCCTAGTCTGAGACCTTATTTTGAATCTGTATTTGCAGATTGCTATCAAGATGCACGATTGATCACGGCTCAGGAGACAGGATTAGATATTGGTACTTTCCCAGAGATCTATCCCTTCATACAAGCAGATGTTTTAAATCCGCAATACTTACCTGAAGATTAATTTAACCTATAACTTTCTACCCAATCGCAATTTTCATAAGAGTCTACACAGTAAATAACGCAAATTATGATCAACACAAATTTAAATTATGAATACTCTTACAAAAATGCAGAATCTGGACATCATCATCATTATCTATTACCTCCATTACTCAAATTATTGAATGAGATTAAACAAAAAAGAACCGAAAAACTACGGGTTTTAGATATTGGTTGTGGTAATGGCAGCTTAAGCAATCTAATTAGGAAGGAAGGTTATGAAGTTATCGGTATTGAAGATTCTCTGACAGGAGTAACTACAGCCAGTAGCAACTTCCCAGAATGTAAATTTATTAATGCTAGTGTGTACGATCTGCCCTACTCCGATCTAGGAGGAGAGTTTGATATTGTCATCTCTGCTGAAGTAATTGAACATTTGATATATCCAAGAGAGTTAATTAAATCGGCAAAGAATTGTCTAAAGCCAAATGGTTCCTTAATTATCACCACACCATATCATGGCTATCTCAAAAATCTCGCTCTTGCAGTAACAGGCAAAATGGATAGACACTTCACTGCTCTATGGGATGGTGGGCATGTCAAGTTTTTCTCCGTAAAGACTTTGACCAATTTGTTAGAAGAAGAGCAATTTCATCATATCCAATTTGAATTTGCAGGTAGGTTGCCTTATTTGTGGAAGTCCATGCTAGTATCGGCAAGTTTGTAGGTTCATTCAGATGACTGACCAAATTACGCCATTAATTCTTACCTACAATGAAACTCCCAATATTGGCAGGACGTTAGCACGTTTAGTTTGGGCAAAAAGAATTGTTGTAATTGATAGTTTTAGCGATGATTCAACCCTAGAAATTTTAGCTGACTATCCACAAGTAGAAGTTTACCAACACAGTTTTGATACCCATACTTTGCAATGGAACTATGGACTATCACAAATAAATACAGAGTGGGTACTCTCCCTTGATGCAGACTATGTTCTATCTGAAGAATTAATCCGCGAAATTCAGCTTCTATTTGAGAGAACAAACACTGAACTATTAGACGGATATTTTGCTCGATTTCAGTACTGTGTATTTGGGAAGCCCTTACGGGGAACATTATTACCACCCCGACAAGTTTTGTTTCGGAAAAACAAAGCTATTTATGTTGATGATGGTCATACACAGCTTCTTCAAGTACATGGCAAATCGGGAATGCTTCAAGCATATATCAGTCATGACGATCGCAAGTCCTTAAGCCGTTGGCTCTGGGCGCAAGATCGATATATGCAAATTGAAGCTAAAAAATTATTAAATACACCTTCAGCGCAACTAAGTTTGGGCGATCGCCTACGCAAACAAAAAATAATTGCCCCAGTCGTGATTTTGTTCTATTGCTTAATTCTGAAAGGAGGCATTTTTGATGGCTGGGCTGGCTGGTATTATGCTTGGCAAAGGATGCTTGCGGAAATTTTATTAGCAATTCGGCTAATTGAGTCAGATTTATAAAAAAAGAACGCTTCGCGTTCTTTTTTTATGATTAACGATTGTTAGCTCTTTGTGCAGTTGTGGTTGTAGGCATTACACCATCAGTATTCGGTGAAGCAATCTCGGTAGGATCGAGGAGCTTAATCGTCATCTGATTGCTCTTAATCAAACCTTGCTTTCGCAATAACATTTCTTGAGACTTACCCGAATTTAAAGTTTGGGGTAAATTTTCACGCAAAGTATTAACCCGTTGCTCAACAGAATTTACCTCTGTTGTAATTTCGTCGAGCCGCTCTCTTTGGGATGATTGATAGGGTAGTAATCTCGTAATGGCAACGATCGCCGCAAGGGACAATGCCACATTCACCGCAATCACAATAATTGACTCAGTGGCTTTAGTACGGCAATATTGCTCTTTTTTTCGCTCAATAGAATTGGCAACGGCTTCACTATAGCCATTCGCAGCATTCAAAGCAGGATTAGCAGTCACTACAGGTGAAACTTTACCACTAGAGGCAGAATGGTTGCTGTGTGAACTTATGCTCACGACATCATTTCGCCCGTTCTGATCTGGCGATCGGCGTAGGTTTGGTTTTGCTACTGCTGGAGAAACACGCGGAGATAGGTTTCGCTTGGCAACCATTCGCAACCTCTAGGTTGTAAAAAATAGATGAATGAGGACTAGGAATTTGCAAGAGCAGAACCTAACAAAGCAGCCAATACTGCGGGAACTAGTGCGAGTACTAGTGCTGAGAAAATTTGAGCATCTGAAAGAGCCATACAATATCTCCTAAATATAATTTATATAAGTGATTATTTCGATCTTAACAATACACCGTCACATCAAAAATTGACTAGCTGTTAAAACAAATAAAAACAAAAAGTGACACTTTCTGCCATTTCTTAGATCACTTGATGTTCCAGTATGAACTTGCGGATGCGATCGCAGGTTTCAGGACGAATCTCATGGGACATTGCATACTCTTCATATTCTACGTTTGCCCCTAAAGCCTCAAACAACTGCCGCGCATTACGCGCAGCCCCAATCGGAACTACGGTGTCCTCTATGCCGTGAGCAATAAAAATGGGAGGAAATGGGACATTAGCAAATTCTTGCAATTCCTCTTCGGCAATATGCAAATAGCCACTTAGGGATATTAAACCAGCTAAGGGAAAGCCTAAGCCGACATCTAAAGTCATTGCCCCACCCTGTGAAAAACCTAATAAAAATGTCTTTTCTAAAGGGAGGCCAGTCAATGTCGGTAAATCTTCGAGAAATTGGCTGAGTAATTCACAACTTTGGGCTAATCCCTCTGCATCAAGACTTTGGAGGTCATACCACATCTTGCCATTGGGCATGGGATGATTAAAGGGAGCCTCAGGACAAATCCATTGATAATTGGGGAGTCCAACCAGTGGTGCGAGGGAAATTAAATCATCACAATTTGCCCCCCACCCATGCAGGGCAACGATCGCACCTTGGGTCTCAGGATTGGGTAATTGTGCAGGAAAAGCTCGGTAATTTAAGGTCATGGGCAACATTATATATTTATATAGCGATCACCTATCTATGGCAGCAATCCATGATTTGGGGCAGCATCTAGAGATATATCTGGAAGATGACGCAGCATATCATCCCATGTAGTTTGTGCTTGCAGTGACTCTACAACTAACGGTAATGGTTCGGCAAGAATAGCAGGAAAATTTGCCTCTTCGGGAAACTGTGTTTGAAAAGCTAGTTGTTCATGGGGCGGTGTGAATTGGGCGTTGACTCCAGCTTTGTTGCCCCTAGCATCCACTCTATACCAACCAAATTCAGGTAAGTAGATGGCATTAAACCCATGCAAACTATAGGGAGCGCCTTGATCATCAATGCTTAATCTCTGATAACAAAATCCTGTGGGAATCTGGTTAGCACGGAGGAGCGCCGCGAGGAGGTGGCTCTTGGCATAGCAATAGCCTGTTTTGTGTTTTAGGACATCTGATGCCCGCCAAGTCACAGGATTCATTTGATAGTCAAAGCTATGGCAAATTTCATCGCGTACCCATTCAAAACAAGCTTTAGCGATCGCCTCTGGTGTTTGATGCCCCAATGAGATCTGGTGGGCGCATTTAATGATTTCAGGATGTTGCCAATCGATAACTGGACTAATCTGTAAATACTCTTTCATCGGCAAAAGCTTGGACTCTCATCTGCGGGATTTTATGGACTTTAAAGGGGCAAATGGTAAGGCTCAACATCGCTTACAATAATGTTTATAGCAATCTTAAAGGGTTTGTGGAAGCGCACCCTCAAGAGGGTACACTTCCGCAAACCCAAAAATCTACAAATGATTTAGGAATGCTATAAACCAATAATAAAACCTTTTAAAAATTGCTGGAGAATTGCCTGAATGCAACTCGTCGCGCTTCAGAACCTACTGGATAACACTTCATTTGCTGTCCTTTTTACGACTATGCTCGTTTTTTGGATACATGTCGCATTTCCCAATTTGCCCTATTTACGATCACTAGGAAATGCAGGCATGGCGATCGCTAATCTCTGTATTGCTGCATTACTGGGAGCGCGTTGGATTGATGCAGGCTATTTCCCACTGAGCAATCTTTACGAATCATTGTTTTTTTTGGCATGGGGCATCACCACCATGCACATTGTCGTTGATCGTATTGGCAACAAGA containing:
- a CDS encoding type II toxin-antitoxin system YhaV family toxin is translated as MSINQPLVINGWNIFTHSLFLDQLEALLQQVEGLRQKYPNDYKQKNATKRLAAIAKLAFEVIPQDPTRSEYRQGTTLGNEYKHWFRAKFFQQYRLFFRYHLESKIIIFAWVNDEGSKRAYESNTDAYRVFKKMLDSGHPPDDWNDLLKESKDVTYRLERLDKEIN
- a CDS encoding type II toxin-antitoxin system PrlF family antitoxin produces the protein MTVTLAPCSESTLTDRYQTTIPDPIRKALGLNKRDKICYTIESDGRVVISRADQTESDPIIGQFLNFLAQDIETNPQHVKALSPDLVNHVQALVSYVDLDLDAPLLDEDE
- a CDS encoding class I SAM-dependent methyltransferase; this encodes MINTNLNYEYSYKNAESGHHHHYLLPPLLKLLNEIKQKRTEKLRVLDIGCGNGSLSNLIRKEGYEVIGIEDSLTGVTTASSNFPECKFINASVYDLPYSDLGGEFDIVISAEVIEHLIYPRELIKSAKNCLKPNGSLIITTPYHGYLKNLALAVTGKMDRHFTALWDGGHVKFFSVKTLTNLLEEEQFHHIQFEFAGRLPYLWKSMLVSASL
- the crtH gene encoding carotenoid isomerase, which produces MAQTLDADVIVIGSGIGGLVTATQLAAKGASVIVLERYLIAGGSGGYFERNGYRFDVGASMIFGFGDRGTTNLLTRALAAVNMKMETIPDPVQIHYHLPNNLEIEVHRDYEKFIKELGDRFPHEREGIRKFYDECWKIFNCLNAIELLSLEEWRYLMRVFFQNPLACLGLAAYLPQNAGDIAKKYIRDPELLQFIDMECYCWSVVPADRTPAINAGMVFSDRHYGGINYPVGGVGKIAEKLAEGLDKAGGEIRYGARVTQIIPKAKSGKNAIGVKLANGEILYAKKVVSNATRWDTFGNLLKDEPLPSGEKGWQSRYQKSPSFLSLHLGVEACAIPDDAACHHILLEDWNDMQKEQGTIFVSIPTLLDRSLAPEGHHIVHTFTPSWISEWECLSPSEYEEKKNEAARKLCDRLLAIFPKLEDCLDYQEVGTPRSHRRFLGRADGTYGPIPTGKPLGLLGMPFNRTSIPDLYCVGDSTFPGQGLNAVAFSGFACGHLVASSLGLV
- a CDS encoding murein hydrolase activator EnvC family protein, which gives rise to MRDRRHWQDTTDKHRPNDCPTKTNIGQRFGHGVVWRILGLMMVIVVIACCLTLSQFEPVQAQSVNELKNYQNFVDQQRQIIQKQQEQINALTKPAESRLAALRKNVRVTEAQIQDNEKKIRQARNQLQTLSTKLQELEYDLNKKRDATSARLRYLQRQQLQRWWVTLLSSRDLNQFADRRRQIERIYNSDRKLLEDLTQRSARVEKQRTQIVAQKNEIELLTQKLKYQKSNIEAEAVAQQNTIDRLKSDRKALEQAEDRLAEDSRRLSQIIMAKVQPYSGLVLPPGTGQLMYPTIGEVTSNFGWRTHPILGTQRFHSGIDFGADYGSLIYASAQGRVIYADWYGGYGNAVIIDHGNGMTTLYGHCSELYVKDGDAVEKGQPIAAVGSTGFSTGPHLHFELRANGEPIDPAAYL
- a CDS encoding tautomerase family protein, encoding MPQTKIYGNVDFLQQHREVLSTTIHSCVVDALNYPPEKKFQRFFPLQAEDFEYPSDRGEKYIIIEILLFSGRSVEAKKSLYRLLFERLKEKLNIAPIDIEIILIETPNHNWGLRGVAGDELNLSYKVNV
- a CDS encoding glycosyltransferase, producing the protein MKVLHIIPSVAKVRGGPSQAVIEMVTALRSQGVDAEIVTTNDNGKELLDVPLNKQTTQLEEYGNVPIRFFPRFSPNINAVREFAYSGALTTWLWQHITEYNIIHVHAIFSYTSTVAMAIARIKNIPYINRPLGQLCEWSLQQSQLRKQIYLNVIERSNLLHSQSLHFTAEQEKEEFHQLGLNIPNFVLPHGVHIPTIIPNAQEQLHKILQIPDHIPIILFMSRIHPKKGLEYLIPALGKLKTADFALAIAGSGEPDYVNHIQDLLAEHQISDRTYWVGFVQGETKNLYLQGVDLFALTSHSENFGIAAIEALASGTPVLVTDGVAIAPMVKKQDLGYVTKLEIEAITSTIQRFLASAQVAKQKGDRAQQYIAEHYSWAKIADSLMNIYTKYAKL
- a CDS encoding glycosyltransferase family 4 protein → MTRSKHVHLWIPELFCSKGGIQVFSGFFLQALQTLYPDANLSVFLKNDSTAIVEQAFKQNHTHHWSQLPVYCSGKVPTPLRTLFFSWQLLSLAIAQKPDLIITTHLNFAPIAFILKKLLGTKYMTIAHGVEAWNIQNPLLKKSLQAADLILAVSQFTRDRLCQEQGLSPNKVGILHNTFDDKAWKISPKPPNLLQKYGLRNDQKIILTVSRLVASEQYKGYDRILEALPIIRQTIPDVHYIIVGKGSDRDRIEQVIHQNDLEKHVTLAGFIPDADLGDYYNLCDLFAMPSKREGFGIVYLESLACGKPTLGGNLDGAVDALCDGEIGALINPDNLSEISKTIIKILSGEYTNQAIYQPQILRQKVIASFGFEHFQQTLSSYLSKFLT
- a CDS encoding GNAT family N-acetyltransferase, encoding MSSDINFRLAQFIDVDPLMALVKEFYQFDRITFDDNVVKAFMALLSDEKFGLIWLICDRDRPIGYVALTFFFSMEYHGRCGLVDELYIQEDYRGKGIGKRVFILIEDYLKSQHMRSLSLVVDHWNSPAEALYTKLGFRREPRHLMVKHLD
- a CDS encoding DUF29 domain-containing protein, giving the protein MNATKALYEIDFNLWLQETVNLLRKGEVEKLDLESLAEEIEDMGNSRKDALESNLIRVLQHLLKWKYQPQKKRTNSWKASITEHSLRLNKAFKKSPSLRPYFESVFADCYQDARLITAQETGLDIGTFPEIYPFIQADVLNPQYLPED